One Microbacter margulisiae genomic window carries:
- the rpmF gene encoding 50S ribosomal protein L32: MAHPKRKHSKQRTAKRRTHDKAVAPTLTVCPNCGAMHIYHTVCGACGYYRGKLAIEKLATA, translated from the coding sequence ATGGCACATCCAAAAAGAAAACATTCAAAACAACGTACAGCAAAAAGAAGAACGCATGACAAAGCAGTTGCGCCAACATTAACCGTTTGCCCAAATTGTGGTGCGATGCACATTTATCACACTGTTTGTGGTGCTTGTGGTTATTATCGTGGTAAATTGGCAATCGAAAAATTAGCAACTGCATAA
- a CDS encoding beta-ketoacyl-ACP synthase III, with protein MNKIFAKITGIGMYIPDYVLTNDELSRMVDTTDEWIMTRIGIKERHILKEKGLGTSFLAAKAIEQLLKKTHTKPEEIDAIVCATVTPDHNFPSTAILAAERVGIKNAYAFDLSAACSGFTFGLENAAALIESGKYKKVILIGADKLSSFVDYTDRSTCPLFGDGAGAVLLEPTEEEVGLIDAKLYTDGVGYPHLHLKAGGSVFPASHETIDARQHYIYQEGQVVFKYAVTRMADVSAEIMERNNLTHDDIAWVVPHQANLRIIDAVANRMGVPKEKVMVNIEKFGNTTAATLPLCLAEWEPKLKKGDKIILTTFGGGFTWGAAYVIWAYDGEEMTPTKK; from the coding sequence ATGAATAAGATTTTTGCCAAAATCACAGGAATAGGGATGTACATTCCCGATTATGTCCTAACCAACGACGAGCTTTCGCGTATGGTAGATACCACCGATGAGTGGATTATGACACGTATTGGCATCAAAGAGCGTCATATCCTGAAAGAAAAAGGATTAGGCACCTCTTTCCTGGCTGCCAAAGCCATAGAGCAACTGCTCAAAAAAACTCATACAAAGCCTGAAGAAATTGACGCAATTGTCTGTGCTACAGTTACTCCTGATCACAATTTTCCATCTACTGCGATTTTAGCTGCAGAACGGGTTGGTATTAAAAATGCATACGCATTTGATCTGAGTGCTGCGTGCTCAGGGTTTACATTTGGATTAGAAAATGCTGCCGCTTTGATTGAATCCGGAAAATACAAAAAAGTAATTTTAATCGGAGCGGATAAATTGTCTTCCTTCGTAGATTATACAGACAGAAGCACGTGCCCTTTATTTGGTGATGGTGCAGGAGCAGTCTTATTAGAACCCACGGAAGAAGAAGTAGGATTGATAGATGCAAAACTATATACTGACGGTGTGGGATATCCTCACTTACACCTAAAAGCTGGTGGATCAGTATTTCCGGCGTCTCACGAAACTATTGATGCCCGACAACATTATATTTATCAAGAGGGACAGGTAGTATTTAAATATGCTGTCACACGCATGGCTGATGTATCAGCTGAAATTATGGAACGGAATAACCTGACTCACGATGATATTGCTTGGGTTGTTCCTCATCAGGCTAATTTACGTATTATTGATGCTGTGGCTAACCGAATGGGAGTTCCTAAAGAAAAGGTGATGGTAAACATAGAAAAATTTGGGAACACAACGGCTGCAACATTGCCATTATGCCTTGCCGAATGGGAGCCTAAACTGAAAAAGGGAGATAAAATCATTCTTACTACTTTTGGGGGAGGCTTTACCTGGGGAGCAGCCTATGTCATATGGGCGTATGATGGAGAAGAAATGACACCAACAAAAAAATAA
- the tig gene encoding trigger factor has protein sequence MNIVRKDTDALNAQLYVQISSTDYAEKVEKTLKEYKRKANVPGFRPGMVPVGLLKKMYGKAILAEEVNKIVSEALDNYIRENNLNLLGEILPNETNQGTINFDTDESFEFVFDFAVAPEINLELSKNDSISYYNIEINGEMIDEHIQSLQNNLGSNVDSEIVEEKDLITGSLEEISGATEKYLVEEANISSAFLKEEQKALFIGKKIGDVITFNPLTAFVNEQDAATLLNVEKENIANFASDFIFTIQKISHFQPHPLDQEFFDLVYGKEVVSSETEAREKEKESIQVIMEENSLYRFEDDARAYVLNQLTNVAFPEAFLKRWLLKTNKDITEEIIEKEFSGMLDVLKWQLFRNQLAVKNEIKVEQQDLESYAKRMLKAQYAQYGITNFPEDLLAEYAKETLKKEGQAEKYFEAILNEKVAAAIKEMVTLNVTLISFNNFQSLPRI, from the coding sequence ATGAATATCGTCAGAAAAGACACTGATGCATTAAACGCACAACTATATGTGCAAATCTCCTCAACGGATTATGCCGAAAAGGTTGAGAAAACATTAAAAGAGTACAAACGCAAAGCTAATGTTCCCGGATTTCGTCCGGGAATGGTACCGGTAGGCTTACTGAAAAAAATGTATGGGAAAGCTATTTTGGCTGAGGAAGTAAATAAGATTGTCAGTGAAGCACTAGATAATTATATTCGCGAAAATAATCTGAACCTATTGGGAGAAATATTGCCGAACGAAACCAACCAAGGAACAATCAATTTTGACACGGATGAATCATTCGAATTTGTTTTCGATTTTGCTGTGGCTCCTGAGATTAACCTGGAACTTAGTAAAAACGACTCTATCTCCTATTACAATATCGAGATAAATGGTGAAATGATCGATGAACACATTCAAAGTCTGCAAAACAATTTAGGCTCTAATGTTGATAGTGAAATCGTTGAAGAAAAAGATTTAATCACAGGAAGCCTGGAAGAAATTTCAGGCGCTACAGAAAAATATTTGGTCGAAGAAGCTAATATATCTTCTGCATTTCTAAAAGAAGAGCAGAAGGCTTTATTTATTGGGAAAAAGATCGGCGATGTAATCACATTCAACCCGCTTACCGCTTTTGTTAATGAACAAGATGCAGCTACACTATTGAATGTAGAAAAAGAAAATATTGCAAACTTTGCATCAGACTTTATTTTCACTATTCAAAAAATTTCGCATTTTCAACCTCATCCGTTAGATCAGGAGTTTTTTGATTTAGTATATGGGAAAGAAGTGGTCTCAAGTGAAACAGAAGCACGTGAAAAAGAAAAAGAATCCATCCAGGTCATTATGGAAGAAAACAGCCTCTATCGTTTTGAGGACGACGCACGTGCATATGTATTGAACCAATTAACTAATGTGGCATTCCCTGAAGCCTTTTTGAAAAGATGGTTGCTAAAAACCAACAAAGATATCACAGAAGAAATCATTGAAAAAGAATTCAGTGGCATGTTGGATGTACTCAAATGGCAACTTTTCCGAAATCAACTTGCTGTCAAAAATGAAATCAAAGTTGAGCAACAAGATTTGGAATCGTATGCAAAACGGATGTTGAAAGCACAATATGCTCAATATGGGATAACCAATTTCCCTGAAGATCTACTGGCTGAATATGCTAAAGAGACACTGAAAAAAGAAGGACAAGCAGAAAAGTATTTTGAAGCTATTTTGAATGAAAAAGTTGCAGCGGCCATTAAAGAGATGGTTACGCTTAATGTCACTCTAATTTCATTTAATAATTTTCAGTCATTACCTCGCATTTAA